A part of Variovorax sp. HW608 genomic DNA contains:
- a CDS encoding type I restriction endonuclease subunit R has protein sequence MSKTHHECELERHIVEQLAAAGWLVGESGAYDRARALYPEDVTGWLQDSQPQAWEKLMKLNGGNTEALVLDRLVKTLDAPEGGTVNVLRRGFAVAGGGPLAMSQALPEDDRNASVIQRYAANRLRVVPQLVYSLDTADRIDLVFFVNGLPVATFELKTDFTQSVEAAMAQYRDDRPPKSVKTGRVEPLLAFRRGAVVHFAMSDTDIRMATKLSGSSTFFLPFNRGNDGAAGNPPGGEGNYPVSYLWQRVLTRDNWLRIFHRFVLLERLQVEDAQGKPHWRETMIFPRFHQWEGVAAMVDAVRVEGAGQPYLIQHSAGSGKTNTISWTAHELIRVRRPDGEPYFHSVIVVTDRTVLDKQLQDAIAQIEHQTGVVRAIDGEASSLPKSQQLAQAMLDGTPIIVCTLQTFPHAQKLILSEQSLRDRRFAVVIDEAHSSTGGSTADDLRYVLTGQSEDEWQKMSANERLSVWQSSRQRPGNASYFAFTATPKHSTLSLFGRPQDPKQPASVDNPPVPFHTYTMQQAIEEGFILDVLRNYTSYSTALRVGTKFTEEGDRRVDKKGASRALARWLSLHPTNIGQKVQLIVEHFRANVAPLLNGQAKAMIVTPSRAAAVKYHLELQRYCRARGYDDVHPMVAFSGDVSNADAKEEGFADDHGFNEINLNQGLRGREMRKAFDTSDYRVMIVANKFQTGFDQPKLVAMYLDKKVSGVEAVQTLSRLNRTYAGKDRTYVIDFTNEAKEILDAFKTFYRDAKVSDVQDANIVYDLKQRLDATLLYETSEVRAFAEAVVDPQVTHQKLFNLTQAPADRFNAKLKQLNGAIDAWEQAWRQADEAGDEKGKINADAQRAELSKERDKLLIFSEGLGKFVRTYEYVAQLVDFGDPDLEGFGSFARLLRKRLKGLSAEQVDLGDLRLTHFKLKAKDGLIGVGGEGKVPMLDPITDNGLRDAKDREKAFLSELVKRLNDAFGKEISDTDQVAFAVHVSEKLRGNDVVMAQIQNNPKDRAMKANLPGAAVDAIVSAMHTHKDLATKLLSDQGTRTVFLDVVYEMLKRQDSAEMFKAGAA, from the coding sequence GTGAGCAAGACTCATCACGAGTGCGAACTCGAGCGCCACATCGTCGAGCAGCTGGCCGCTGCGGGCTGGCTTGTCGGCGAATCGGGGGCGTACGACCGCGCGCGGGCGCTTTACCCCGAGGACGTCACCGGGTGGCTGCAGGACAGCCAACCTCAAGCCTGGGAAAAGCTGATGAAGCTCAATGGCGGCAATACCGAGGCCTTGGTGCTGGACCGCTTGGTCAAGACACTGGATGCGCCCGAGGGCGGCACCGTCAACGTGCTGCGCCGTGGTTTCGCAGTCGCCGGTGGTGGCCCGCTCGCGATGAGTCAAGCGCTGCCCGAAGATGACCGCAATGCCAGCGTGATCCAGCGCTACGCCGCCAACCGCCTGCGCGTGGTGCCCCAGCTCGTCTACTCGCTCGATACGGCCGATCGCATCGACCTCGTGTTCTTCGTCAATGGCCTGCCTGTGGCCACCTTCGAACTGAAGACCGACTTCACGCAAAGTGTCGAAGCGGCCATGGCGCAGTACCGCGACGATCGCCCGCCGAAGAGCGTCAAGACCGGCCGCGTCGAGCCGTTGCTTGCTTTCCGTCGTGGCGCGGTGGTGCACTTCGCGATGAGCGACACCGACATTCGCATGGCCACCAAGCTGTCTGGGTCAAGCACGTTCTTCCTGCCGTTCAATCGCGGCAACGACGGCGCCGCTGGCAACCCACCCGGCGGTGAGGGCAATTACCCGGTGTCATACCTGTGGCAGCGCGTGCTGACGCGGGATAACTGGCTGCGCATCTTTCACCGATTTGTGCTGTTGGAGCGGCTGCAAGTCGAGGACGCCCAGGGCAAGCCGCACTGGCGCGAGACGATGATCTTCCCGCGCTTCCACCAGTGGGAAGGCGTGGCCGCGATGGTCGATGCAGTGCGCGTTGAAGGCGCCGGTCAGCCCTACCTGATTCAGCACAGCGCGGGTTCGGGCAAGACAAATACGATCTCTTGGACGGCGCACGAACTGATCCGCGTGCGCCGGCCCGATGGCGAGCCGTACTTTCATAGCGTGATCGTCGTCACCGATCGCACTGTGCTCGACAAGCAACTGCAGGATGCGATCGCGCAGATCGAGCACCAGACCGGCGTGGTCAGGGCGATTGACGGGGAGGCCTCTAGTCTGCCCAAGAGCCAGCAGCTGGCGCAGGCCATGCTCGACGGCACGCCGATCATCGTGTGCACCTTGCAGACCTTTCCGCACGCGCAGAAGCTGATCCTGTCGGAACAAAGTTTGCGCGATCGCCGTTTCGCCGTCGTGATCGACGAAGCCCACAGCAGTACCGGTGGGAGCACAGCCGACGACCTGCGCTACGTGCTGACCGGGCAAAGTGAGGACGAGTGGCAGAAGATGAGCGCGAACGAACGGCTGTCGGTTTGGCAGTCGTCGCGCCAGCGGCCGGGCAACGCGAGCTACTTCGCCTTTACAGCTACGCCCAAGCACAGCACGTTGAGCCTGTTTGGCCGGCCGCAGGATCCGAAGCAGCCTGCCAGCGTGGACAACCCGCCGGTACCGTTCCACACGTACACGATGCAGCAGGCCATCGAGGAGGGATTCATCCTTGACGTTCTGCGCAACTACACCAGCTACTCCACCGCCTTGCGCGTTGGAACGAAATTCACCGAGGAAGGTGATCGCCGGGTGGACAAGAAGGGCGCAAGCCGCGCATTGGCGCGCTGGCTGAGCCTGCATCCCACCAACATCGGGCAGAAGGTGCAGTTGATCGTGGAGCACTTCCGGGCGAACGTGGCGCCGCTGCTGAACGGTCAGGCCAAGGCGATGATCGTCACGCCCTCGCGCGCGGCGGCGGTGAAGTACCACCTGGAACTGCAACGTTACTGCCGGGCGCGCGGCTATGACGACGTACACCCGATGGTGGCCTTCTCGGGCGACGTGTCCAACGCCGATGCCAAGGAAGAAGGATTCGCTGACGACCACGGCTTCAACGAGATCAACCTGAACCAGGGGCTGAGGGGTCGCGAAATGCGCAAGGCCTTCGACACTTCCGACTATCGGGTGATGATCGTCGCCAACAAGTTTCAGACCGGCTTCGACCAGCCCAAGCTGGTGGCGATGTACCTGGACAAGAAGGTGTCGGGCGTTGAAGCGGTGCAGACCCTGTCGCGCCTGAACCGCACCTATGCGGGCAAGGACAGGACCTACGTGATCGACTTCACCAACGAGGCCAAGGAGATTCTAGATGCCTTCAAGACGTTCTACCGCGACGCCAAGGTCTCTGACGTGCAGGACGCGAATATCGTCTATGACCTGAAGCAAAGGCTAGACGCGACGCTTTTGTACGAGACTTCCGAGGTGCGCGCGTTCGCCGAAGCGGTAGTGGACCCGCAGGTCACGCACCAAAAGCTGTTCAACCTCACGCAGGCGCCGGCGGATCGCTTCAACGCCAAGTTGAAGCAGCTGAACGGTGCCATTGACGCGTGGGAACAGGCGTGGCGTCAGGCCGATGAAGCCGGGGACGAGAAGGGCAAGATCAACGCCGATGCGCAGCGCGCCGAGTTGTCCAAGGAGCGCGACAAGCTGCTCATCTTCAGTGAGGGGCTAGGCAAGTTTGTGCGCACCTATGAGTACGTCGCACAACTGGTCGACTTCGGCGATCCGGATTTGGAAGGTTTTGGCAGCTTCGCGCGGCTACTGCGCAAGCGGCTGAAGGGCTTGTCGGCCGAGCAAGTGGACCTGGGCGACCTGCGTTTGACCCACTTCAAGCTCAAGGCCAAAGACGGCCTCATAGGGGTCGGTGGCGAAGGCAAAGTACCCATGCTGGACCCGATCACCGACAACGGCCTGCGCGACGCGAAGGACCGCGAGAAGGCGTTCCTGTCGGAACTGGTGAAGCGCCTGAACGACGCCTTCGGCAAGGAAATCAGCGACACCGATCAGGTGGCGTTCGCGGTGCACGTTTCGGAAAAACTGCGCGGCAACGACGTGGTGATGGCGCAGATCCAAAACAACCCGAAGGACCGGGCGATGAAAGCCAACCTGCCGGGGGCTGCCGTCGATGCGATCGTTTCGGCGATGCATACGCACAAAGACCTCGCGACGAAACTGCTCAGCGATCAGGGGACCCGGACGGTGTTCCTCGACGTGGTCTACGAGATGCTGAAGCGACAAGACTCTGCGGAGATGTTCAAGGCCGGAGCGGCGTAG